The genomic region ATAGCCATCATTGTCACAGAACAAAACAAAGATAACTAAAAAATCGCATGTAATAAAAGTGAAATCGCATGTAAGAATGATTATAAACTGAAGcttataaaatcgcatgtttaaATACTATAATCGCATGAAAAACTGATAAACAGAtgaatataaaatcgcatgtgtttcTTATAAATTCGCATGTCCATTTAGAAAAAAACTactcatcctcatcatcttccGAAACCTCCtcccactgatcttcttcttcagatccatcatcactactgtaatcttcaaactcatcttcctcttcatcgtcTTCGACCTCATTGTCTTTGTCTCTGGCAACATTTTCGATCTGGACGcccttcttcttcttttttttgcTGTTTACCTTGTTGTTTGGCTTTCAGCTCCTCGCAAGTCCGAATGTCATGACCTTTTTCATTACATACGctacatgtccttgaccttttccctttgcggctggtcatttgttccttcttagaTTTAATCATTTTATGCGAGACGcgacctttgtttcttataccagccgGCACACGGACAGTAGGAGGAgcattagttactggttgttgataaccaatcaactttgaaaatcggtcaaattttggatcaagttgGTTGGTTATTCGACTctgatcaactctctctttaagctgcatcatttgatccctcactaaaacaagttgatcaaggtcggaaatcaaattattaaccaaatactcccctgtgtggatgatttcacgagcaatccGTTTAACCTTGTGTTGCACATCCTTGCCACCCACATTTAGATTGTACTTCACATTTAACTCATTCGGCACCACATCCTTCGTCCATCTCTTcgtaacatatttgtttggtatttctttaacaccaaacatcttgaaaagaaaataaatgtgtttgcatagcagcccatactgctcaaaacgcaaacagctacactgtgcagttacattatcttcaagattcttgaaccacacctaggaaaaaccaaaaaaaaaaaaaatataattacaattaaaatcgcatgtgtaacataacaatttcgcatgtctaaAAAAATCATgcaaatgaataaattttaaaatCGCATGATACAAACCAAAATCGCATATTGCAAGATGATGATCTGAAAAAAAAGAAATTCGCATGTATGTTATCAAAAAATCgcatgtttgaaataaatatgctATAATACCTCCAATAAACCATCTCCATGGGCTTTAAAGTCCTTCAACATTATCCTGATCTGTGGACCCTCTATTTTGGTGTCCATCGGCAGACATTCAGAAATTGTACCATAAATCTCTATTTGCTTATCAAAGAATATAGACCTGATGAATCtcttagcagcatctttttccaaaGTAGTTTCGCTCCAATCAGCAGGCTCaatatatcttgaaatatgatcgTTCTTTCTATGATTAAAACGTTGGACATCCATTGCACCATCgaaatgattcataaactctatGAGAGTGAGTTGTGAATTAGCCACCTGGTAGaaaaaatggttctcactctctgatCTTGAAGTTGTTCTCATAAGTCCCGACATTGGCTCATGTCGGTAAAAATCcggaatccacatggatctcatcacaaacatatcatcaatccatttgttttctgtgagaccgaactcaatcatcaccaacttccactgtctctcgaattcttcgggctcaatcgaatcagtccatacaatgtcgcacatcctccttttaaactcatcgtttttgcacaactcgtgtccaacctataacaataaatgctttttatatcagcctataacaaaaatatataatataaaaaaaataacgcTAACAGAAGACAATATAGCATGCTataccttatctgccacttttttcattatgtgccacatgcacaatctgtgtctgctgatagggaaaacctcctcaatagcctgtttcatagCTGGGTCTTGATCCGTCACTACAACCTTTGGCTGCTGACCAAATGACTTTAAGAATGAATTCagaagccatttatatgattcaatGCTCTCCGATGCCAACAACCCAGCTCCAAGTGTTACATTTCGACAGTGGTTGTCAATGCCAGTGAACGGAACAAACACCATTTTGTACCTGAACAACATGTAGGATCATTTTCGGTcctgattgagtcgatcagaagaattcctatccaaaacaagaggcggaaactaatgctttggtgctatttcagctagattcactttaaactgttgttgtattgatcactgAAGCAATTACAagccctgacaacacttcggcagcacttcgtggcttatcTGAAGAGAACACCTACAACTCTTatgtggtttcgctcatatgacctatttataggctaacaggtttcgcttatacggacatgacaTAAGAGCGAAATCATCATgatgacatatgagcgaaatcatcatgatgacatatgagcgaaaccatcaagatgacacatgagcgaaacctagTCTAACACAtgtttcttggatttcgtgccATGTTCTAACCTATACtcaacaagactcgatacaagacgtagtcgacagacgtagtgcaccaacaaactccccctcggatgttgacggagtcttcagtgtcgagtcttcgattgtcaacctacagtctttatcaatcttcaatctttctctgaagtatttgtcattgcaagcatcctcaatctctatcttcatcatcaacaaactcccctctctcggatgttgacacggtgtcttcagactccccctttcattttgctgggatcgtagtctagaATTCTTTCATTCTAAGATTGTGATCAGGCTCTCATCTGGTTCAGGATCGTCACCTGGCACTcatttacctgcacaatctctacccaacatataagtttcttttaaagattaaactttcaaacttttAGAAACTACAGTAATGATTTTACATTCAGGATCTTTCCCTAGCTCTTATCAATCAATTTTAACAACTTCacatactctctcccaaacctgttcttcatgtttagcacttagaacttcgaaaatcagcttttcaacattagtcgacgaaaatctttttgtatttttcaaaatttatgccaaaacacactaaaatctttttgatattctgaatgaaagtaaatgacaccacttgtaaacaaaataatgcaaaaaataaaatatttacagacaatatttttgcgagttcgtgcaagaggatcatatcagttttgagacatatcaccaacaccgttaagcttgattacattttaagttttaaacaattcacctagattgtcagtatgtttgtccacttaaatttttacacaaagctcaactgtttcgagatacacaattagtgtcttaattacttaaacttattcgtgtgtcccaccacttgaatatactctcgtatctggatcccaatattcagtcttacaggtgaatataccacagatgatatctgtaaaggggttatgtgcgagggccgtgagagctcaggttgatacttccgtatacgcaaagaggtgacggcttcgactttcggtgtgtcccctttagaggatcttttaattacaacagcagcgactatcaattttattgtttcatcagcttgctgaggcgatgctatgtttcaagcatttgcggaaagcattatccggggactaggtcagtatttccatacagcagaagtcccgggataataccccagatatcactgagcaaaaaacctagtatctcagaatatgggacctttcaaacaagatttcaggggttacctatatatccaagaagttgttaacccacagaataaacaagtttgtatttaggtttatatctcgttacagtttactaaatgtgtaaaaacctactaacacatccgcagtgagattgtttatcacattttgactttacatctCTTTTGCATgatgtgatagtccactgatgtactatcatttcctcttttatgcaacaaaaactcattttcagttttatcatgtttttggctttattaaattttctaatgtttttggattttctaaaatttcttactccccctaaaattcaaaatcatttaaagaaattgaaaacaaactatacagaacatgacaactgatatcgaattgcttcaattctccatccgcttggcataaacaatcagaactcccccacacaacaaactattttcccataatgatttcaaaacactcaaatttgttttaatcagaatggtttttccggaaaataagttttgttgattttaccacttgtaaaattggggatcaaatcatcacattgtttgccaattttatgaatgatagttaattcaagttcaatttaatgaccttgattaaccacttgtagaatcaATCTGGTTCAAATtctgaaccacttgtaaaaacaacaATCTTATAAACCACTTGAAGGATTAACAATTAagcatttcaaacctgtttttcaaccaattaccatctgttggttgaattctcaaggtgccgattcctactcctcgcttacaaacctgggagttccggcaagtcctgcaaaacttctcaaacacagattaagaaagatgccgattcatgatccacaattaccaacttgggatctccggcaagtcaggtttttactctttgaaaaatatatccacccaagcatgaccttccttgggtgtaacaatttcatcatcttttctttcaacagacttgtgaacacgtcgtttagaagcataaaaatctttgacacttttggccttaccattgaccatttgtccaaagatgcgtttcacatttccgttgaaagtcttttcaacatcaaatttcttcttgtcagaataaaattgatttgaaatttcaacttttccaactttcttcaaaaaattttcagcacgcaaaggtggaaaattttcattgttcatagttggaactgatttttcaacctttttctcaacacgtggctcctctgattttgtggaatcagattcatcaccaggattattacctgaacctttcacaacccatttttgattttttacattttcttttcctTTTAAAACACTTTTTGAACactctcctttttcaaaagttgaattttcaaagccagtaaactttcgggttgaaagttcagtttttcgacgactttctctttcagtttaccagagacttcctgttttggtttgaatgtcttcggacaatccttagcaacatgaccaatagttttacactgaaaacaagttctcttttcaatcttctttggaccatcattcttcttcaactcttcttgcttcttggcaaggaattcctgatttgtctgcttttTGAATATttgttctttctcagcttctGATGTTTTACCTGAAACAAACactgtttttggtttataaactttttcatttttatagtttttcggttgaataaaaccaagacctttctttttgaaattacgattatggtttggtttcttttgcaaactataaccacaattgtaactcatttttcttgttaattctctgttgttctcttgaagtgtattgattaggttttccgataagatttaaatcttttatttcagaaatattaatttctgtaattttgaaaaccGTTTGAATCATTTCGactctgacacttcttattggaaaagcttcatcagaatataatttgtcagaatctttcaaagtatatgccactttgaatgattcatcattcaaattagattttgataacaaaaactctttatcataaacccgtttgtcctttttgattgttggctttgacgcatctgactcagactttgactcaggtttggacttcatgtttgactcctcactgtcatctttatctaacacctgatcgaccacactttttatcaactttgactcatgatcagtgtcggatgacgtgtatgtgacatcaatattttctggcaagttatccaacggtccagactcccattgtaaatttATTGCCTTTTCAACTCTTTCaaaatttggatttcgaggtgaatatccattttcgaccgggggcggacatctattgtataccacacttggtttcttaccagaaatcttcactttatcttcgtcttttgtcacagatttcttCTCTTCTGAAGTCTTTACTTCTTTAAAAGTCTTCAAATTCTCAACAACCGGATAAATcatgtcaacaacaaaagtagaacatgagtaactttctaataacttgttGACTCTTTCAGTCTCGATTCTTTGTGTTTCCAGCTTTAATTCCAGCTCAGCACACTTCTTTATGTGAAAATTAACATCATCAAGCTGCCTCAGGTACGCtctcttcagtgtattcattgccacaacttgttcaccgtttgaatcagtatacttgttgatttctctgttcattgtatcataggattctttcaatctgtttatgttgtgcagcaactcattgttttgtttgattaaagaatcacaattcatacacttttcaggaactttgactggttctgcatcaactttgacttcaaattcaggaacatctttgactgttctgtttgagcgtaaaaattcagctcttctctttttctcagcttcagcttcagcttttaatctctcttcctcttcttcttcttcttcaagctttctccgtcttgcttcagcagcttccatgacttttctgcactttTCAACACATTTCAAATCGTAAGCATTTGCAATGAAAGcgttaacatttgaagtgtttttggacatttCTTTTGCCATAagttcttgatctgggcaaaaattgtcccaacagaagccttcagccaacttttcatcatcttgttctaccaaacacactttgctgtttgttggaagatatttttcccaggtaaaattatcatatttgccctgattaactagacatgctctttttgaactttcaatcacatctctcccgtgtgcagtttgtgcctgatgcggtgctggtggtgtgatttgatgataaatcgcctttttgtgataatcattgttgccaaaaggattctgggctccagtagcttcacgatttttgcactccctcttgaaatgccccttttcccaacaacaaaaacatgtaactttagatttatcaaagcctaaagttgaaacatttgcttcacggaaatcatctcttcccgtaatttgtttaaacttctcagctcatcttaacacactagccatgcaccatttcaattccatctcctcggcatcaatttgatcgtaatcctctttcgtgagcattggattaccaatcTTTCCGGCtacaaaactactataagattccaaaaccattcccaacaaagacatttgatttttagcaacttcttcagaataatcttgatcactttcaagatttaatacaatattgcattgaagttttcttccgttctttgttgcagaaatgtttggatcgaatgatgaaaatcttgtgctgcttgatccttgggatgatttcttttcagaagaaattttcacactgaaagcagtttcaattttTGGAGAATGATTTGTCGTTCCAGTAACACCACTCTTGTAATACAGGCtgatgtcctgttctccatcgtagttcttcatcctggcaatcttcctctgctccatctcttgagcttccaggtgtttgatgaagtCTCCCAATGTCATATTTttataatcttttctgttggatctcagcatcatcagaaacgttccccaagtttcatgaggtagcgcatctgcaagtttttcaatcaattcatcagtatcttttttaattccaagttttgtcatatttctcaccaagttacaatatctatcaattatttgcttggtgttttcagatttcaaaccacggaataaatcgaattctttcttcatgagagtcattttttttgagcatatcatcacttccaacaaattttgcttccaattctgtccaaattgaataagcagttccatcatgttgaagtagtatcagaatatcttcttttatcgcttgctgaagcaaactcaccatcaatttctcatctcgatatttctttttatcttccgtactcatttctctaattgttaactgcacaccatttgttgtgggtctaacatatggttcctcagtgtgttcccacgcgtCTAAGTGATAAGCCTCAACCCAGTTTCCAAACCGTTCGgaccatgcattgtaatcatcaatatccatgagtttaggcgtTTTCTGAAACGTCCCGGTTCCGTTTTCAAGTAAAGCATTCTGCGTGATTGTGATCGggctagcaaaggcattataaaattcagtgtccattgttcaaagttcacaaatttccaagcTTAGGCAAAATTaacccttggagcgaaatcttGAAGTTCCACAGAAGTGAAATCAAGCTTGTTCCTTGGAGCGAAACCCTAAATGTCACTAAAAGCGAAACCCTGATTGTCACTAAAAGCGAAACCTTAGTTGTCACAAGAGCGAAATATGCTTGTCATAAAAGTGAAACCACTTAGTTGTCACTGGAGCGAAACCTCAAGTGCCCTATGAGCGAAATTACTGAATTGCTCACAAGAGCGAAATTATGTTGTACAGATGAGCGAAATCAGGTGATCAGATGAGCGAAATTAGCTGATGACATCATCATTTCCTCGAGTCACAAAAAGCGAAACCTCAAAAATCTTAagttttagatcgattttagatttgaaactttcaaggatttattAATGCATGATTACGAGTGCTGTGTGTGAATTTGAGCTGTTTTTACCGAGAAAAATTTTGTAATTTTGAAGAATGTGTAGAAAAACAGAataaatgcagctgaaatggcaagaactcttcctcctgagctctgataccacttgtaggatcgttttcggccctgattgagtcgatcagaagaattcctatccaaaacaagaggcggaaactaatgctttggtgctatttcagctagattcactttaaactgttgttgtattgatcactgAAGCAATTACAagccctgacaacacttcggcagcacttcgtggcttatcGGAAGAGAACACCTACAACTCTTatgtggtttcgctcatatgacctatttataggctaacaggtttcgcttatacggacatgacaTAAGAGCGAAATCATCATgatgacatatgagcgaaatcatcatgatgacatatgagcgaaaccatcaagatgacacatgagcgaaacctagTCGAAGACATGTTTCTTAGATTTCGTGCCATGTTCTAACCTATGCtcaacaagactcgatacaagacgtagtcgacagacgtagtgcaccaacacaacACATGCGAAAACACGTTGAAAACATGCGAATTACAAAAACCACATGCGAAAACAAAAAGTATAACATGCGATATATTCAACACCACTTCTACACATGCGATATTACAAGCTCATGAAGACATATAACATGCGAAAAATAGTAAAAAAGATGTTTGTCTTGAAACACTAACCTGGTTGTCTTGAAAGTTGCATCGAAGGATATCGCATCCCCAAATTCCATATAGTTAAGCTTGCATAAACCATGAGCCCAGAACAAACCAGTTAACCGTTTGTCATCATCAACAGAGTATTTAAACGAATAATCAGCTAAATACTGTTTTTTGTCAGTCATCCTATTAATCACCATGTCAGCGTCATATTCTCCTATATAGCTGTTAATTCGCTtcctaaaatttttgcaatcatcaaccgtggCACCAACATTCTCAAAACCACCATAACGTTTCCTCATTATTTGGAAAGCTTTGacaggaccaaggtttaaagtgcctAATTCCCATACCATCTCCTCCTGGACATCTGACAATTGTCTGTAAGCTGGCAGCATGTGAATATCATCTTGACAAACAAACTTATGATTATGCCCATCAACAAATCTCTTTactgtatataatctaccatccacagtgcaaatcataagttgagctttgcatcCCGTTCTAATAGTCCCCCTATTCCTTGTTTTGAATTGCTTCTTTGACTTCGAATAATGATCGTCAATACACAGtggcttatgtccctctttagaacaaacaaaatacttagttttgattataccaccactgtgcacttcaccacctttccgaatagaaaaactagctaacttagcatatgattggtaaaacgcatatgcttgttcaatagagATAAATTGCATTCCAACCACAGGTGTAGCTGATGCTTGAACCTCCAGAGTGTAAACCCTTTCATCTAAATGAATCAAATCAGAAAAACAAAAAACATGCGAATTATCGGACTATTTACATGCGATATATTAATAAcagcataatttcattttaaagAACACCAACACATGCGAAATCTATGAAAAAAAACATGCGAAGTTGATGATTTTGATTAATCTGTTTTATGTATGCGATTTATTATACCATAACATGCGAAATACTTAAGGAAAATAAACATCAAATGCGAATTGAAAGACTCATAACATGCGAATTTGTACATGTTGCTTTCATGTGAAAAATATACTCAACATTCAAACTTCAAAAACAGTTACAACAATGTAAAATCAGTGGTATGATTAAACAAAAAACAAGTATACGAATAATTTAGAGATCTGAATTAACATAACTACCATTAAAACAATTGTTTAGAGCACTTGAACTTGCAATTGGATTTGGATTTGCAGGTCgcggatttaaaacatcctcaataGAAACTCTCTGATATgcagataattgagcatgatcaccgATAGGTCGACTTTCTTCAAAATCAACAGTTGCTCGTCCAGTGCTGCTCTGTGGATCCATCGAAAAAAAACaattgaatgaaaccctaacacagaagaacgaaaactgcaaattgagaattatgaaaaatttgaaactgattcgaatgataattaccgggatattagtgtaacgaacttctcgctCGCTGATTGAATGAAGA from Helianthus annuus cultivar XRQ/B chromosome 10, HanXRQr2.0-SUNRISE, whole genome shotgun sequence harbors:
- the LOC118482618 gene encoding protein FAR1-RELATED SEQUENCE 5-like — protein: MDPQSSTGRATVDFEESRPIGDHAQLSAYQRVSIEDVLNPRPANPNPIASSSALNNCFNDDIHMLPAYRQLSDVQEEMVWELGTLNLGPVKAFQIMRKRYGGFENVGATVDDCKNFRKRINSYIGEYDADMVINRMTDKKQYLADYSFKYSVDDDKRLTGLFWAHGLCKLNYMEFGDAISFDATFKTTRYKMVFVPFTGIDNHCRNVTLGAGLLASESIESYKWLLNSFLKSFGQQPKVVVTDQDPAMKQAIEEVANSQLTLIEFMNHFDGAMDVQRFNHRKNDHISRYIEPADWSETTLEKDAAKRFIRSIFFDKQIEIYGTISECLPMDTKIEGPQIRIMLKDFKAHGDGLLEIIILQYAILVCIMRF